The DNA sequence TGTCTCAGAGGCCAGTGTGTGTACAtagtcaatgcaggtagtccgggtagccatttgataagCTATTTAGCTGTCTTctttagcagtcttatagcttgggggtagaagctgttcagggccatgttggttccagacttggtgcactgtgGTGGCTCGAGTCTTTcacaatttttggggccttcctcttgACGCCGCCTGGTTatagtggtcctggatggcagggagctcggccccagtgatgtactgggttgtACTCACCCCCCTTTGTAGCGCCTGGCGGTCGGGTGCCTTGTAGTTGCCgttccaagcggtgatgcagccagtcaagacgctctcagtggtgcagctgtagaacagcCTCCTGAGGGGTCGAGGcgctgtcatgccctcttcacaactgtgtgggtgtgtatggaccatgttaagtccttagtgatttggacaccgaggaacttgaagctctcgacctgcttcGCTACCGCcccattgatgtggatgggggcgtgtttGCCCCTCCGTTTCCTCTAGTCTACGATCAGCTCCtgtgtcttgctgacgttgagggagaggttgttgtcctggcaacacactgccaggtctctgacctccacccTATAGGTTGCCTCATCGTCGTCTGTGATAagtcctaccaccgtcgtgtcgtcagcaaacttgatgatggtgttggagtcgtgctcggccacgcagttgtgggtgaacattgagtacaggaggggactaaggacacccctgaggggccccgtgttgctggtcagcgtggtggatgtgttgtttcctacccttactgcctgggggtggcccgtcaaagtccaggatccagtctcagatggaggtgttcagtcccagggtcctgagcttggtgatgagcttagaggggactacagtgttgaatgctgagctgtagtcaatgaacagcattcttacataggtattccttttgtccaggtgggtgagggcagtatggagtgcaaAAGAGACTGcatcatctgtgaatctgttggggcggtatgcgaattggagtgggtccagggtgtctgggatgatggtgttgatgtgagccatgaccaacctttcaaagcatttcatggctatagattTGAGCGCTACGGGGCgatttgccagctggtcagcacatacTCCGAGTACGCggcctggtattccgtctggcccagcAGCCTTGCgtatgttaacctgtttaaaggtcttactcacatcagccacggagagcgagatcatacagtcgtccggaacatctggggctctcatgcatggttcagtgttgcttgcctcgaagtgagcttaaaggcatttagctcacTTGGTAGGCTCACGTCGCTGGGCAggtcgcggctgggtttccctttgtagtccttggtggtttgcaaaccctgccacatctgacgagtgtgcctgtgtttgtttgtttattcatTAATTTGTTTGTCCTTTTTATGATTCTTATAGAATCTGAAATCAAGAATTTGACCTCATCTTTGTTTTGGAAGGTGCTTTGCTCCAACTGTTACTGGTTGGACCCCTGAGTCTTAAACAAGAACTGAATCCCTGAAGGTCTATGTTTATTGATGTCACTCTTCCTCTTTCTGATGGTTTGTTCTCTGAGGTGAAACTCCCCTGCGGAACAATTTCCTCCTAGAGGTTTTTCACTATAAATACAACATCATTTTGTCCAAGTTAAACAAGAGGAAATGATCAGCATCATTTGGGTAAAAGTTACataaaatgcatccaacaaaacCATACCTTGCATCTGTCAACGCCTCATAACCACAGCCAATGCAAATGTTTATTGCCTATGCCTCATCATACGTAGCTGAAATCTGACGCAGCATTATAGTTACCTACTGTAAGTTAAAGTTGTCCTGGTGAATAGTGTGAAGAGAAAAAAAAGTGCCATTTATATCGTTGGGCATGCTGTACAATACTGAACATGCTGTAAACTATTGCTTCCAAATGGAGTTGTATTCATATTAAAGAAATGATCTCTCATCTCATACCCCTTGCCTAGGTGTTTTATTGCATACTGATACTTCTATTTCACGGATCCATGCTGAGCTTGACCTCTGTTACATTTGTGAAGGAAACGTATTATTTATCTATGAATTTCACGACTGGGCAgaggcacagccatgggtgggcctgggagggcataggcccacccactggggagccaggcccagccaatcagaattagtttttccccacaaaagggctttattacagacagctctggtagacattgctgcagtcagccaatcgctcaaaacttgagacatctgtggcgttgtgtattgtcgtggaaattctaatcaaaaGGAAGAGAGACTGCAGATTATTAAAACAATCATACTTTAATATCGAtttaattattgcaataatggagcTGGTCAAATAACCACCCGTAGGTGCTTTGTAGAGAGCCCAGCGACCCAGAGTTCGGCCTCCCCTTTTATAGAAAGAAACACTCTCTTGTCTATGTGCagttcagcatgtgtgtgtgagatcatGGTGGGAACAGAGTGTGTGAGATCATGGTGGGAACAGAGTGTGTGAGATCATGGTGGGAACAGAGTGTGTGAGATCATGGTGGGAACAGAGTGTGTGAGATCATGGTGGGAACAGAGCGTGTGAGATCATGGTGGGAACAGAGCGTGTGAGATCATGGTGGGAACAGAGCGTGTGAGATCATGGTGGGAACAGAGCGTGTGAGATCATGGTGGGAACAGAGCGTGTGAGATCATGGTGGGAACAGAGCGTGTGAGATCATGGTGGGAACAGAGCGTGTGAGATCATGGTGGGAACAGAGCGTGTGAGATCATGGTGGGAACAGTGTGTGTGAGATCATGGTGGGAACAGAGCGTGTGAGATCATGGTGGGAACGGAGCGTGTGAGATCATGGTGGGAACAGAGCGTGTGAGATCATGGTGGGAACAGAGCGTGTGAGATCATGGTGGGAACAGAGTGTGTGAGATCATGGTGGGAACAgagcgcacaaacaagtgataacgacAGTTCCGTTACTCCGTTCTGCTGATGTCTGACTGCTGCTGCTCAAACTAGCCTCTGTTCTTCTCATATCTGTCCTTGAAAGATCCCAAAGGAACAGGATGGGCCAAAACTGTGGTCCCTCTCAAACGGCCCATTGTATTAAGGCCGCGTGACTTAAGCAGGACACAGACAGAAAGGAAAAATACTAGCTTCCTCTTACATGGGAAAAAATAAATATTATAAAAATTCAGGTTTAAGGCTTACATGGTGTATAACAGACATTTTCTACCATCGTGACCTTTtagtgtccccagcacaaggtgcacctgtgtaatgatcatgctgtttaatcaacttcttgatgtGCCACACGTGTCAAGTGGGTGAAttctcttggcaaaggataaatgctgactaacagggatgtgaacaaatttgtgcacaaaatttgagagaaatacgctttttgtgtgtatggaacatttctgggatcttttatttcagctcatgaaacatgagaccaacactttacatgttgcatttatatttctgttcagtgtgtgtgtatacactaccagtcaaacatttggacacaccgactatgtgttatttcatagttttgatgtcttcactattattctacaatgtaaacaattttagaaaaacccttgaatgagttggtgtgtccaaacctttgactggtactattttttatatatatatatatatatatatatatatatatatatatatatatatatatatatatatatatatatatatatatatatatataatgttgaagtcggaagtttacatacacttaggttggagtcattaaaactcgtttttcaaccactccacacatttcttgttaaactatagttttgggaagtcagttaggacatctactttgtgcatgacacaagtaatttttccaacaattgtttacagacagattatttcacttataattcactgtatcacaattccagtgggtcagaagtttacatacactacgttgactgtgcctttaaacagcttggaaaattccagaaaatgatgtcatggctttagaagcttctgacaggctaatttacatcatttgattcaattggaggtgtacctgtggatgtatttcaagtcctaccttcaaactcagtgcctctttgcttgacataatgggaaaattaaaagaaatcagccaagacctcagaaaaagaattgtagacctccacaagtctggttcatccttgggagcaatttccaaacgcctgaaggtaccacgttcatctgtacaaacaatagtacacaagtataaacaccatgggaccacgcagccgtcataacgctcaggaaggagacgcgttttgtctcctagagatgaatatactttggtgcgaaaagtgcaaatcaatcccagaacaacagcaaaggaccttgtgaagatgctggatgaaacaggtacaaaagtatctatatccacagtaaaacgagtcctatatcgacataacctgaaaggccgctcagcaaggaagaagccactgctccaaaactgccataaaaaacgATGGTTtggaactgcacatggggataaagatcgtactttttggagaaatgtcctctggtctgatgaaacgaaaatagaactgcttggccataatgaccatcgttatgtttgaaggaaaaagggggctgcttgcaagccgaagaacaccatcccaacagtgaagcacgcgggtggcagcatcatgctgtggggctgctttgctgcaggagggactggtgcacttcacaaaatagatggcatcatgaggaaggaaaatgatgtggatatattgaagcaacatctcaagacatcagtcaggaagttaaagcttggtcgcaaatgggtcttccaaatggacaatgaccccaagcatacttccaaagttgtggcaaaatagcttaatgacaacaaagtcaaggtattgaagtggccatcacaaagccctgacctcaatcctatagaaaaggtgtgggcagaactgaaaaagcatgtgcgagcaaggaggcctacaaacctgactcagtttcaccagctctgtcaggaggaatgggcaaaattcacccaacgtattgtgggaagcttgtggaaggctacccgaaacgtttgacccaagttaaacaatttaaaggcaacgctaccaaatactaattgagtgtatgtaaacttctgacccactgggaatgtgatgaaagaaataaaagctgaaataaataattattctgacatttcatattcttaaaataaagtggtgatcctaactgacctaagacagggtttttttactaggattaaatgtcaggaattgtgaaaaactgagttgaaatgtatttggctaaggtgtatgtgtgTAGCTAACTGACTAAGTAGCtatctatctacagtgcattcaagatagtattcagaccccttgactttttccacattttgttgcgttacagccttcttctaaaattgattaaatcgttttttccctctcatggtctgagtcctttaggtgccttttggcaaactccaagcaggctgtcgtgccttttactgaagagtggcttccgtctggccactctaccataaaggcctgattggtggagtgctgcagagatggttgtccttctggaaggttctcccatctccacagaggaactctggagctctgtcaaagtgaccatcgggttcttggtcacctccctgaccaaggcccttctcccccgatactcagtttggccgggcggccacctctaggaagagtcttggtggttcaaaacgtattccactgtgttcttggggaccttcaatgctgcagaaatgttttggtaaccttccccagatctgtgcctccacacaatcctgtctctgagctctacggacaattccttcaacctcatggcttggtttttgctctgacatgcactgtcaactgtgggaccttatatagacaggtgtgttcctttccaaatcatttccaatcaattgaatttaccataggtggactccaatcaagttgtagaaacatctcaaggatgatcaatagaaacaggatgcacctgagctcaatttcgagtctcgtagcaaagggtctgaatacttatgtaaataaggtatttcagattgttatttttaataaatgtgcaacaatttcCACAACCAtgatttcgctttgtcattatggggtattgtgtgattgtaacataacaaaatgtggaaaaagttaaggggtctgaatactttccgaatgcactgtatacccatTTCTGATGATCCATTGATCTCATACATTATGTCTTGACGGCTGTCGCAAGCTACATGCAAAAATTCCGTATTCCACAAGCTATTTGGAGTGTGTTGTGTCAGTCGGTTCATAATGACAACTCTCTCTGATGGCATAGTGGTTCAACCAATCCATTGCCCTATACACATAATACCATAAAATGCCAGTGTACCAGGGCCATAATGAATAAAAGGCATTATTGATCATTATCATACATATACAGGTCACATAAATAAACACATTACACCAGGATTCCCCAACTGGCGGTGGTTgtatttgcccccccccccccaagttttctgagcaaaatttaatttaattttaacaccaggaaatcatctccaagtgattttaattgaggaaatctgttcccaagcttaatagagagacacgtgatcgtatacaaatgtaagcacggttggaaattattatgttttagtcaaacattatatttgtttgggcttcttgctgtCAATTTGCCACCTacaatctagttgatgatccctgcattACAGTAAATAACTCTCTTAGCATTTCAGCATAGGGATGAATAAATAACTCAATCTCTGATATCAGTTAGACTATTATTTCTCAGTAAGAGATACGGCCTCCatttctgtcctcttttctttcttcctcttcctcatcaaTATCTTCCTCATCCACTTCAAGATTTTCGTGATTGGGTGCGTTCGACATTGCAGCCAACTTTTAAAGGCGAGTCGAGACTGACTGATCAACAAATTAGCATGCATCATAAATAACTCTTTAATATTATTTATAGATCAGCCAgttgatgctctcgaacacggcCATTCTCTGTATTGTCAGTCAGTCTGGTTATGTGCATCATGTTGTTCCGTCCAACAGAGGgagctctctctcctctgtctctgtccccacaGGCATGATGGTGACCTCGTGGTACACCTCATCAGGCTGGGGGCTGTTCTGCAAGGCCAGGACGGAGGAGCACGGGGGATCCAACAGGTACTgcatggggtggggtggggaggggagaggagagaagagtttGGTCACACTAAAGGCGTCAGCTCGCATACTCCATTAAAAATATCTTAACTtgaaaaaacgagaaaaaagcggcaatagtactgtttgtccatcttgagcTGCTGTAGCCTGTCAGAATTAATATAATTATATAATtaatagtctgaattaatctaagataactcaagaaatctttcattcattttgacatttttgcagaggagatcttagtcgcgcaattttacatctaaaatgtttggtacagtatttctcaagtgaaaaaatgtgcatgaaaacaatttctcttgttgaatgacaacaaacacttaattgaagaatccctactgttgagcAATCACAGACAAGGTGTGTAGACTTCAGCTAccaacttcggcttgcctcaaaAAATGTGTGTGCACGAACAGCCAGAAAAAACCCTGTCCGAAGACTAAACCGAACGAAAaagtcacaaaatgttgtcataatatatgcacaaactgttaaTAATCTCCTTAAAGGCCTTTAAAACTAATCTTGGACCAAAATCTTGCGTAATTTGGTCAGATGCTCATTTATGTTTAAGCAGTCTGTCGAAATTAGATTAAGACCATTCATTATTACGTCAGGATATAACTGGACACACTGATACATGGAACTCAGCCAAAGACACAGCCTCATTAACAGTCCTCTTTTAATTCAAATTCTAAACAGCAGCATGAACATGGCATTTAGGGGTTAGATAAGAACGCATGATACAGTTACTACACACAAAGAAACACATAGTGTATTATTCATTAAAACACAGTGATCATGCGCCATACTGACCACTGTGAAATGTCCAGGCAGCTTGGCCTTGGGTCTGAGGAAGCTGACCACCCTGTAGCAGCGCCAGAAGGCCAGACCCAGCAAGGCCACTGTCACAGCCATCACCACAAACGTCACCAGGGCTACCACCCAGGGCCTGTCCTTGCCTGTAGAGGGTTTGGGGTTGGAAAGGGGACACCAAGGACGAAGAGTTGAGCAGAGTGGACttgtactgagagagagagaagagagagagagagagagagagagagagaggagagagaggagagagagagagagagagagagagagagaagagaagagagagagagagagagagagagagagagagagagagagagagagagagagagagagagagagagagagagagagagagagagagagagagagagagagagagagagagagagagagagagagagagagagagagagagagagaatatggggCTCACCCTTTGAGGTGCTCTCACACGTAATGTTGCTGGGCTGGCTGTGTTTGACGAACCTCTCGGTGACCACCCAGACCTGAAAACAGTACCTGGTCCATGGCTCCAGCGCCAGGACCACTTTCTGCAGCTGGATGTCTTTCATCGGTTTTGCCTGAGGGGGGGTGACAGAGGAGTAGTGAGGAAGGAATGAGCACCTCACAATGAGTATATTTACATTgcagattatgcaatagtcatgtaaacaccttactctgatTATCTTAATCGGCGTGAGGTCAAAATGGAAGTAAGTATACgctgattaaaacacctggttttctgagaaatctttcaaattattaggacatgtaaacaccttaatcggtgttccagcggtgtatttgatctgcacCAGCCaagcgagcctccctctttagcgcgagtgaagtgagttcggaacaactgaatgtatgcgtcttagaagtagttttcacatacaaactttggTAACACTTCATTTTAAAGGGTCCTTATTACATCATAATCAcatgtgtaattacactgtaacaacTATTGTAGTTAACTGTAACAACTCATAGTAGTAATTGCAGTATGTAATTACAGAGGTGTAACAatgaatgcttgttaccatgcttggtacaaatgggcaggtttccactaaattcaccaaCTTAGTGTATCGCTTCTCTGCTGCATACAGTTACAACTGTCACAAAGGTTGTGATCCCTCGTCGGTCTGAGAAATTATAGCCTTTACaaaaaaatattgcagttttgaaactgcagtaaaagtgcagtcgactgtggtattttggacgcagtaattgcagaataactgcagtgtactgcactgtaactgcagttacactgcaaaagtactgcagtaaaaaaaactgtgatattttggacgcagtatttgtAGCATACTGCAGTtgtactgcactctaactgcagttatcTTGCACtgtgactgcaatcttttttcataAGGGAGCCTATGCTCAATAGGGTAGGGCTCTAATGACTTACCCTTGAATGTGCACTGTTCACACTATACTGTGTCTTCACTCAGTGTTGTTGCTAGCGCTTGCCCCCAAAAAATAACTTGGTAAAAACAGATCAGTAGGTCAATCTCACTGACTGGGATCTAATATGGGTGGCATCCCAGAtgtagctagttaaaatgaagtgtatcttgagtGGCCATCATTTTTAAAGCTTCTGGAAGTTTCACTTCACTTCACAACAAGGTACAGAAATTAAGTGAAACTTCCAGAAGCTTTCaaatgagggccaggttgtcaggatgggtggTGTACTGTATAAATACAGATTAGTTACAAGTGAGTACCCCTCAAGATACACCCAGTAATTACATTGTAGTTAGGCAAACATTAAATGTTAAATTAAAATGCTTTGAAACAGTGTTTATCCTCATCTGGGATGACAaagttaacccagatggtacACCTTATTTTGCTAACAATAACTTTGAGTGGAGATATATTTTCAACAGTGCACATTCATGGGTAAGTAATTAGAGCCTATTGGATAAAATCTCTTGGACACCCAGCGCATCCCACGAGGGGTCACGACCTCTGTGACAGTTGTTAGTGAATCAGATGCatctgagaagaaaaaaaaaaaaccacTAAGTTGGTGAATTTAGAGGAAACCTGCCCATTTGTAACAAACATGAAAAACAAGCATTCAATGTTACACTTTTTTGTAATTACAGACACATTTTACTACCAGAtagttacatgttgttattacaatGTAACTATTGGTTGTTACAGTTAATTACAATACTTGTTAAAGTGTAATTACACACGCTGTAATAAGGACCCCtaataaggaccccttaaaatgaagtgttagccaaactttatatgtccaaaCTCAGGatcaaatatgcttcccaaaaataacatggttgCTGTGGTAAAACAATTATTTTGATTGgcaattttctgcatttatcagagtgccatcaggtagGCTGAATTCAGATGTGTCcctgtaaacaggattattagggaaatcattCTTCTTGCAAAGCCTGTACACTTTTTagtcaaactattatattaatctatccacaataatcccattattgtgtgcatgtaaccgtactcaaATGTCAGATCTGCCACCAGATTATCACCCCAAACAATTCTAAAGTTGACCATTGACAGAGGAAAAGTAGTATACCCTAAACCTGTATCTCAAACTGGCTACTGTCACTGTGAAATACGTTGGTTAACTATCAGATGTGAAAGATCAGGCAAACCACTCTACTTTGTCTTTACATCTCCTGGCTGTTGGCAGTGGAAATTACactgcccccgcacattgactctgtaccggtaccccctgtatatatcctccctaccattattacacattgactctgtaccggtaccccctgtatatatcctccctaccattattacacattgactctgtaccggtaccccctgtatatatcctccctaccgttattacacattgactctgtaccggtaccccctgtatatagcctccctaccattattacacattgactctgtaccggtaccccctgtatatagcctcgctactgttattacacattgactctgtaccggtaccccctgtatatagcctccctactgttattacacattgactctgtaccggtaccccctgtatatagcctccctactgttattacacattgactctgtaccggtaccccctgtatatatcctccctaccattataacacattgactctgtaccggtaccccctgtatatagcctccctaccgttattacacattgactctgtaccggtaccccctgtatatatcctccctactgttattacacattgactctgtaccggtaccccctgtatatagcctccctaccattattacacattgactctgtaccggtaccccctgtatatagcctccctaccgttattacacattgactctgtaccggtaccccctgtatatatcctccctaccgttattacacattgactctgtaccggtaccccctgtatatagcctccctaccattattacacattgactctgtaccggtaccccctgtatatagcctcgctactgttattgtATTTTACTGCCACTCTTTAGTTATTTGATATTTGTATATTTTACTTATCTTTTTTAACTTAacactttttaaaaaaaaatcttaaaactgcattgttggttaagggcttgtaagcatttcactgtaaggtctacacctgttgtattcggcgcatgtggcaaatacaatttgatttgatttgatgtataaTCCCAGATGGAAAGTAAAATGGTCACCATACCCACTCCTCCTGGCCCTCCTTCCAGTAGGTGATGTTATAGGTTACACGGTTGTAGACATCTTTAAACTCAGAGATCCTGAGCACTGGGTCGTTGATGCTCACTTCAATATCAGCACCACTGGAGACTAGCGTCACACTGGGAGGGCCTAGGGTGGCTGTGGAGAGAGACACGGGAAAGGAAGTGACCTAAAGGAAGTGGCCACCTCTCAGGTCAGGGGTAAAGAAATGACATGGCACCTACTAGTGGATCACCATAGTCCATTAAAAAGCAAAAGCTGTCAGGCTCCAGTCTTTAATCATACACTGTGCTTTACCCAACCTCTGGCTTAACAGTACCTGTTATTACACTTTCAT is a window from the Coregonus clupeaformis isolate EN_2021a chromosome 23, ASM2061545v1, whole genome shotgun sequence genome containing:
- the LOC121536421 gene encoding interleukin-10 receptor subunit beta isoform X2; the protein is MQSTVFTILLVKLLCLTLHGMTAVLAELPSPSNVRITSINMGLVLEWDSPQNHTENLTYRSEYKWGNDRGSYQAVCWNTTARSCDFTSHLNKFGVYIFQVRVEREGETSHWVETEEFVMDEHTTLGPPSVTLVSSGADIEVSINDPVLRISEFKDVYNRVTYNITYWKEGQEEWAKPMKDIQLQKVVLALEPWTRYCFQVWVVTERFVKHSQPSNITCESTSKGKDRPWVVALVTFVVMAVTVALLGLAFWRCYRVVSFLRPKAKLPGHFTVYLLDPPCSSVLALQNSPQPDEVYHEVTIMPVGTETEERELPLLDGTT
- the LOC121536421 gene encoding interleukin-10 receptor subunit beta isoform X1, with the translated sequence METCLGFFCILITQRGFSFPQVSAPLQKYTSNSPDLPQANIANGTFQCRWITQKISWATCNLRCLPSSVLAELPSPSNVRITSINMGLVLEWDSPQNHTENLTYRSEYKWGNDRGSYQAVCWNTTARSCDFTSHLNKFGVYIFQVRVEREGETSHWVETEEFVMDEHTTLGPPSVTLVSSGADIEVSINDPVLRISEFKDVYNRVTYNITYWKEGQEEWAKPMKDIQLQKVVLALEPWTRYCFQVWVVTERFVKHSQPSNITCESTSKGKDRPWVVALVTFVVMAVTVALLGLAFWRCYRVVSFLRPKAKLPGHFTVYLLDPPCSSVLALQNSPQPDEVYHEVTIMPVGTETEERELPLLDGTT